The region GTGAGCGCGATGAGCACTCCCGTGACGCGCCGGCTGCGGATCCGGCACACCACCCGCGTCTCGTACGCACAGGCCGCGGTCTCCTCCCACAACGAGGTCCGCATGACCCCCCTGACACTCCCCGGCCAGACGACCCTGGACGCCAGGGTCACGGTCAACCCGACCACGCCCACCTGGTCGTACTGGGACTACTGGGGCACCCAGGTGACGGGCTTCGACCTGATGGAACCGCACGAGGACCTGACCATCACGGCGTCGAGCCTGGTGGAAACGGCCCCACCGGGCCCGCCGACCCCCGCGCCGACCTGGGCGGAGGTCGCGAGAACGACGGCGAACTCCCGCCTCCTGGAGTACGCGTCCCCGACCACCCGTACGACGGTGACACAGGAGCTGGTGGAGCGGGCGAGGACGGCGTCGACGGGCCTGGACCCGCACGAGACGGCGGTCGCGGTCTCGTCCTTGGTCACCGACCAGGTCTCGTACATCCCCGGCGCCACCGGGGTGAACACCGGCGCCATGGAGGCCTGGGAACAGGGTGCGGGCGTCTGCCAGGACATCGCCCACCTGACGGCGGCCCTCCTGCGCGGCCTGGGCCTGCCCACCCGCTATGTCTCCGGCTACCTCCACCCCGAACGCGAGGCCGAACTCCACCGCCCCGTCGCCGGCCAGAGCCACGCCTGGATCGAGTACTGGGCCGGCGACTGGACCGGCTACGACCCCACCAACAGCACCCGGGCCGACGAGTCCCACGTCGTGGTCGGCCGTGGCCGCGACTACGACGACGTGACCCCCCACAAGGGGATCTACCGGGGGGTGGCCGGGGGGCCGCCGGAGGTGACGGTGGAGTTCACGCGGGTGGCGTGAGGACTAAGGGGCGACCTCAGCTCCGCTTGGGCCCGGTAATCGCTTCCCCGATCACGAAGCCCTTGGCGGGGCCTTCGGGGATGGTGACGTCGGTGCCGTAGTAGACGCGGTGGATGTCTTCCCAGTCCGCCTTGTCGGGACGCGGGCCGGTGCACAGAGTGACCGATCCCTGAGCGTCGTAATCATCGATGACGACATAGATCGGAATGCCGGCGCGAGCGTATTCGCGAAGCTTGCGGACCCGGTCCCGGTCCTGGTTGCGCTTACCCGGGGAAACGACTTCCACGATGAGGTGGACGGCCTCGGCCCTGACACCGAGGTCGTCCTCATCACCCCAGGGTTCCGTGTCCTCCGGTGCAACGAAGGCGTCGGGGATCCACGCCTTGCGCCTGTGGATCACGTTCACATCCTGATGGCACGCGTATTCGCCACCGTCCAAGAACTTGTCCAGGGCCCTACGCACGCGATTGGTGATCAGGCCGTGCGAACGGCGAGCGGTGGGCGACACCTCGATGGCTCCCTCGATGATCTCAGCGCGGTAGCCCTCGGGGAGTTCCATGGCCTTCCATGCCTGCCACAGGACCTCGTCGAAGTCGGAATCGTTCTCGGACTCGGTCCTGACCTCAGACATGGTCTCGGGCCTCTCGTGTGCAAGAGCGGTCATGGCGGCATCACCTCCTCAAGTGTGGGCTTGGCGTCCATGGGGCACAAGCAACGCGATCACGGTAGGTACGGCGACAGAGCCGACCAGGGGAACCGGCTCCGGGTCACCCGATGCGGTGAGGACGGAACGATCCGCCGAGCTCCCCCTCCCCCACCAACTCGAACCAGACCCCCGTTGTGCCACTCCTATGGATGCACAGATGAGACGTACGTAGATGCTCTGGTGACCTTGCCCGAGGCCACCGGCACGGGCTGGTGGAGCGCCTGCAAGGGACCGATGGAAGCGGGCGCGCTCAGCCTGGCGGAGCTGGAGTCGAGTGCCGTGGCCCTGCGGGTGCACCAGTCCCTCTTCGTGCCGGGGCTCTTTCAGACCGCCGCGTACACCCAGGCCATCTTCAACAGCCCCAAACTGGGCTTCGAGAACACCGAGCAAGCCCTGAGGTTCCGCATGGAGAGGCAGCACATTCTCACGCGCGAGAACCCTCCCGCCGTACACGCGGTGATCCACGAAGCAGCCCTGCACATGCGCTTCGGCAGCCCCCAGATGATGCGCGAACAGCTGCTGCGGCTCATCGAACTGGCACGCCTGCCGCATGTGACCATCCAGGTGTACCCGTTCAGCGCCCAGGCCCACGCCGCGCTGAGCGGGAACTTCGTCCACATCGTCCCGGGCTCCTCAGAACTCAGCACCGTGGTTCTGGAGCAGCCCACGGGCGCCCGGTACCTGAGCGAGCGGACGCAACTCCGCCGGTACGGCGAGATGTTCGACCGTCTCGTCGAGAACGCCCTGGCCCCCGTCGACGTATCGTTGGCCCCCGAAGCACACTCAGTGAAGGACTCGCTGGGCCTCGTCCAGCACCTTCTCCACACGCTTTAGGGGGAAGCCACGATGTCCGAACTCGACTGGCAGAAGTCGACGTTCAGCGGCGGCCCGCAAGGCGAATGCGTGAACGTCGCCGTCGCCCCCGACGGAACGATCCGCCTACGCGAGAGCGACGAACCCCGCACCGTACTCGCCACCACCCCGGAGGGGCTCGCCGCCCTCCTCGAACATCTCAGGCCGCGGCCCAGCTCGTGAGCAGGGCCTCGCGCGCCGCCCGCCAGGGCGTCACGCCGTCGCCCTCGACGCTT is a window of Streptomyces mirabilis DNA encoding:
- a CDS encoding Uma2 family endonuclease, with translation MTALAHERPETMSEVRTESENDSDFDEVLWQAWKAMELPEGYRAEIIEGAIEVSPTARRSHGLITNRVRRALDKFLDGGEYACHQDVNVIHRRKAWIPDAFVAPEDTEPWGDEDDLGVRAEAVHLIVEVVSPGKRNQDRDRVRKLREYARAGIPIYVVIDDYDAQGSVTLCTGPRPDKADWEDIHRVYYGTDVTIPEGPAKGFVIGEAITGPKRS
- a CDS encoding DUF5753 domain-containing protein; its protein translation is MTLPEATGTGWWSACKGPMEAGALSLAELESSAVALRVHQSLFVPGLFQTAAYTQAIFNSPKLGFENTEQALRFRMERQHILTRENPPAVHAVIHEAALHMRFGSPQMMREQLLRLIELARLPHVTIQVYPFSAQAHAALSGNFVHIVPGSSELSTVVLEQPTGARYLSERTQLRRYGEMFDRLVENALAPVDVSLAPEAHSVKDSLGLVQHLLHTL
- a CDS encoding transglutaminase family protein, coding for MSTPVTRRLRIRHTTRVSYAQAAVSSHNEVRMTPLTLPGQTTLDARVTVNPTTPTWSYWDYWGTQVTGFDLMEPHEDLTITASSLVETAPPGPPTPAPTWAEVARTTANSRLLEYASPTTRTTVTQELVERARTASTGLDPHETAVAVSSLVTDQVSYIPGATGVNTGAMEAWEQGAGVCQDIAHLTAALLRGLGLPTRYVSGYLHPEREAELHRPVAGQSHAWIEYWAGDWTGYDPTNSTRADESHVVVGRGRDYDDVTPHKGIYRGVAGGPPEVTVEFTRVA
- a CDS encoding DUF397 domain-containing protein, translated to MSELDWQKSTFSGGPQGECVNVAVAPDGTIRLRESDEPRTVLATTPEGLAALLEHLRPRPSS